From a single Rhodococcus qingshengii JCM 15477 genomic region:
- the rimI gene encoding ribosomal protein S18-alanine N-acetyltransferase: MKYSIEPMNVDDAERCAELERALFAGDGPWSAQAFVSELAGAHNHYFVAREPDGHVLGYAGVALLGASPNMEAEVHTIGTDPSAQRLGIGGALLDALLALADSRQCPVFLEVRTDNEPAIALYRREGFEIVGTRKKYYQPSGADAYTMRRPAVLGVREIEEQQA, encoded by the coding sequence ATGAAGTACAGCATCGAGCCGATGAACGTCGATGACGCCGAACGGTGCGCGGAGTTGGAGCGCGCGTTGTTCGCGGGCGACGGACCCTGGAGCGCACAAGCGTTCGTCTCGGAACTTGCAGGCGCACATAATCATTACTTCGTTGCCCGGGAGCCTGACGGTCACGTCCTCGGCTACGCCGGAGTCGCATTGTTGGGGGCGTCGCCGAACATGGAGGCCGAGGTTCACACCATCGGTACAGATCCCTCGGCTCAGCGGCTCGGAATCGGCGGCGCGTTGCTCGATGCGCTTCTGGCTCTGGCGGATTCACGGCAGTGCCCGGTGTTCCTGGAAGTGCGCACCGACAACGAACCTGCCATCGCGCTGTACCGGCGGGAAGGATTCGAGATCGTCGGAACACGAAAGAAGTACTACCAGCCCAGTGGGGCAGATGCGTACACGATGAGACGGCCTGCCGTGCTCGGTGTCCGCGAAATTGAGGAGCAGCAAGCATGA